The Methanobrevibacter millerae genome includes the window TCGTAACAAGTAATAAGGACTGGTTAACATGGCTGCTTACCGGTGTAAATCTCGCGTTGAATGCTGAAGGCGAAGACTTCTCACAAAATTATGTAAAACTTCATTATAATCAAACTGGTATAATCGATAGGTTATATGGTCTTCCTGGTGCTATTTTGGAAGGTACGGGTATGAGTAATTTTATTCCAAGTACTAGTGACTGGAATATTGAAACTGTTAATGAAGAGGCAACAAGCATTTATCTTGACAAGGTTTCATTTGCTTGGAACATGGATGATAAAGGTAATATTGTTGTAACTCCGCAAAAAGATGCTTATATGAAATTACTCTCACAAGTTGATTTAATTACTCAAAATTTCGACAGTACATGGAGATTCATTGATTCAGATGATTATTATGATTGGTTTGGTGGATTATATAATGCTGCACGTACACTTGGTGCAAAACCTGATACCGCATTTGTTGATATCAGAAACCAGAACAATTATGTTTCAAGAACTTATGAGGAAGAATTGGACTTTGAAATTCGTAGTATGATTTTAAATCCTAATTATTATAATCCTTTAGTTAATTCTCAGGCAGGTTCACTTTCTTATGCTAAAAATATGGAAAACCTTTATGGAGGATTAATCTTAGGTGGAGGTCAATTAAATGCAGAATTAGGTAATCAAATAGCTAATACATACAACGGATTAACAGGAACTATTAAATCCACTGCTCAGGCTGCAGCTTGGCAGAGTATGGCTGCTTGGATGTTTTACTTAAACGACCAAAAAGTATGGGAAGGTGATCCTAAGGCCGTTCAGGAATTGGCCAATAACATTATTGAAATAGCTACCCAGTACGGTGTTGCATGTTGTCACCACACCTGTAAGAACTTGGACTTTAACATGAAAATCATTCAGGCCAGTTCACTTTCTCCTCAAAAAAAGGCGGAATATGCTGAAATTTTAGCTCAGGCTACTTTGACTGATCCGTTATTTGTGGCTGATGATGCTACTGTTGATGGAGACGGTAAAAGTGAAACAAATCCTTCATCTGAAGAGGTTCTAGTCAATGGAACCAGTGACAGCAATGGCGGTCAGGCCGGTGGTCAGACTGCTGTTGGAGACCAGCCTGCTTCATCACAGGATGCAAGTGCAAGCGCTTCAGCTTCTGCACAGTCAACCAGTGACTCATCACAGAACAATGATGCTAGTGAAGACGCTTCTCAAGCTAGTGACTCCAATGCTTATGAAATTTCAAAAAGCTCTCCAGCTAAAAGCGCTAGTCCTGAATCAAGCATGCCTATCGTTGTAATTATTGCTATCATCGTATTGATTGCAATATTCCTGGTTGGTTATTCTCGCAATAAAGATGATTTTGATGAATATTAAAATCATCTGATTTTTTCTTTTTTTTTCACAATTTTTAAATATGGTTTAATTACAAAAATAAACTTATAATACATTTTTTAGTCAAATGTATTTTAAAAAAGTTATGATGTGATTAAATGTTTAAAAAGATTAATATTATTTTGGTCTTGTTTGTGCTTTTAATCGTTTCTTTGGGCGCAGTCAGTGCAGCTGATGATGTCAATGAAACTTTAAGCATTGATGGGACTTCTCAAAATAGTGAAGTATTGACTGCTTCACAATATACTGTCACTTCTGATACTTATAGCCAATATTTCTCAACTTCTGGTGAAATGGCAAGTGCTATTAATTCAGGAGATACTGTAGTCTTAAACGGTGATTTCTCACAAAAGGATTTCACCATCAACAAGCAAATTATTCTTAAAGGTTCCGGCGGAACAATATCTAACGGTATCATTAAGCTTACCAGCGGAGCTTCCGGAACTGAAATCAGCGGTTTAACTATTAGAAATAATGAAAACTATCATTCTGGAATTTTCATTGATGGAGCTAAAAACTGTTATATTCATGACAATGACATCAAAAATACCGGTATGTCATCTTATCCTATTGTTTTAAATGAAAATTCTGATTTCAACAGGATAGTCAAAAATACTCTTGAAGCTTACGGCCAAACCTATGGTCACGGTTCAAGGTCAACATCAATTATCCTTCTTGGAAGTGCGGATAATAACTACATAGCTGAAAATAACATTCGCGTTGCAGATGCAAATGCAATCTATTTGTCCAGCTATGGCGGAGGTACTTTCAAGGGTGGAGAGTCATTCAACAATGTAATTTATAAAAATGTCATTACCTACACTGTTAACACTACCTCATGGGCTTATGCTATCCAGTTGATGGGTGGAAACAATACTGTAGATTCAAATATAATCAATGGTGCATACAGAGGAGTTTCCTCTTCAAATCAGCCATTGAATAAGGTAATTAACAATATTATTTATGTTGCAGGTACTGATTTCAGTTCCCATGCTGCAACAGGTGGAGATTATGCTATTGCACTTGCAGCAAATGCAACAGTAAGAAATAATACTGTAACTGGTAATTTTGTTGGTGCAGCTATTTCTGCAGGTGACAATTCAGTCATTGAAGATAATTATGTCAATGCAACCAAGGGATACGGTATAGAAGCAAGCGGTGACGACACCAAAATCATTGGAAATGAAATTTACACCACTTCAGGTGCTGCTGTTCACCAGCAAGGTAATCAGGAAGGCATTGTGGTTGACAGAAATGTTATAGTTTCTGACACAGGTATCGGTGTTTTGCTTTCAAAATCATCCAAAACCAAGTATCCTTCAAGAATTACCGTTACCAATAACCAGATTACAACTTCAAACAAGTATATGATTAATGCCGCCGATGCGGATAAGGATTCATGGGTTATTAAAAACAACACTGGTAGTGGTACAATATTGACTCCTTCAGGTGAGGTAGACCCTTCAGTTCCCGACTTTAACTTTAACGGAACAACCCATATAATTACTCCTGCAAATTATCACAATTTCATTGATGAAAACGGAAACCTGAAAAATGACTTCGTACAGGACGGAGATACTCTATACTTCGATGGAGTATTTGACAATAAACAGATTCTTGTTACAAGCAGTGTTAAAATAACAGGTAACAGCCCTAAATTTACCAATTCCACTTTCATTGTAACAACAGATTCTGTATGGATTGAAAACTTGACAATAATCAATAAAAATGCTGAAAGGCATAATGCATGGGGTATTTTTGTAGCGGATGCTCAAATCGTAAAGATTGTAAACAACAACATTACAGTTTATGACCCTGCATCAGCTTATGCAGTCTATATCTATCAATCATCAAAGGTTTATGTTGAAGATAATGAACTGTTCTCCGGCGGAAACTCCCTGACATATCCTTTGCTTGGTTACGGTGCTGAAGAATGTGAATTTACAAATAATGTTGTCAACTGTCTCGGTACCGGTGAGATACATGTATTTGAAGACGGCGCTGATATAAATGCAAACACTTCTGAAGTCTGCATCGGCCAATGCCTTGGAGATGTATTGAAAGAGCACTGTCTTGACGGAACTAATATAGTTCCTGAAATCTACAGGACATACGGTATTTTAATGATCAAATCATCCAACAACACATTAACAGGAAATGATGTAAAAGTCCGTTCATTAATTAATCAGACATTGCCGTCCAATTCAACCAATTCACTTGTGGGTATTGACTTCTACTATGACTGTGACAACAACATGATTTCAAACAATAAAATTGATGTTGAAGGTATGGATAATTACCTGTATGGTGCTGGAGCTATTGCACATTCAACCGGTCAGTTCTCATCAACAACAGCTAAAAACAACACTTTTGTGGATAATGAAATCACTGTAAAAGGACCTAATGTCGCTGAAGGATTAATATTCGGTGATGGCTGCGACGATACAAAAATCCTAAACAATGATTTGATATTGGAATGTGACCGTATGGTTTACGGTATTAATTTGGAGATATCTGACAAGTCAACAATCAAAGGAAATAACATTAAAATCAGTTCCGATGTTGCATATGGTATTGAAGCATTTGAATCAGATGGAAATGTCATTGAAAACAACACTATTGTTGGAGAAGGTAAAGTTATCTCCGGAATTGCAGGTGTTAAAACTAACAATAACATAATTCAAAACAATACCATCACATCTAAAGGCAGTGGTGATAAACTAGACTTTGCTGTTCGCGATTCTGTAAATGCTCCAAACTCTGGTGTGTTCCTTACCGGTGTATCAAAAGGCAATTTAATTGATTCAAACATTATTGAAACTGAAAATGGGTATCCTGTGGATCTGGATACTGCTGCAACCGGAAACACTGTAACATACAATTATCTTAAAGGAAAAGAAGGTTCCGGTGACGATGGAGTAAACAATTCAGCATCCAACACAGTACATGATAACTACGCATCAACATTTGATAATTTGAAAATGGATAACGTTACTGTTGAATACAATACCAAATTCACAGTTACTGTTGAAACTGAAAAAGAGGCTAACGGCGCTAATGTACAGTTCATGTTGGGAAATCTCATTTTAGGCAATGCAACTGTAAGCAATCAAAAGGCCAGCCTGACTTATGATTTAAATAAGAATTTAAATGTTGGAAAATATAATGTTACGGCGGTTTTAACAAAATCCGGATTTAAATCCGGCGAGATTACTTCTGTTTTAGAAATTACTAAAGCTAACATAACTGTAACTGTTGATGATGTATCCGCTAAACAGGGAGGCAGCGTTCCTATAGTTGCCCATGTTGTCGATTCAAATAAAAATCCTGTCTCAGGAATTGTAGTCAGATTCCAGAGAAATACTAATTATATCGGAACTGCAACTTCTGATGAAAACGGTGTTGCATCATTCAATACTAAAATACCCGCATTGTCTGACGGAACATATAATCTAATTGCAACAACAACAGAATCAGATAATTATGCACAAAGCATTGGGCAAGGCAAACTGACTGTAAGCGACACTTCAAAGACATATACAAAAATCACTGCAGGTAATGTAACGATGTATTGTAAAGACGGAACCAGGCTTGCTGCAACCATAACTGATTTGGATGGAAAAGCATTGTCAGGATTGAAGGTTAATGTAACTATTAACAATGTTCAATATACCAGAACAAGTAATGATAACGGCCAGTTCTCAATAGCTTTAGGATTGCCTTCAGGTGTGTATAACGCATCATTTGACTTCAAAGGAGATGCTAAATACAGGGCTTCAAGTGCAACTTCCACAGTCACAATCAATCCTACATTGTCAGGTACTGATGTCGTGATGATGTATAAGAATGGAACAAGGTATTATGTTTCCGTTAAAAAGGACAATAAGCCTGTAGCAGACGTTAAGATTAAGTTAAACATCAATGGTGTAATGTATTACCGTACAACCAGTGCTGTTGGAACTGCAAGCATTGCTATTAATCTTATTCCGAACACTTATATTGTAACTGCTGAAAGGGAAGACACTGGTGAAAAAGTAAGCAATACCCTTTTAATCAAGCCATTGCTTGTTGAAAATAAGGACTTGACTATATACTACAGAAACGGTACCGGATACACGGTTAAAGTAATAAAACAGGACGGCAGTGTTGCAGGTGCAGGTGAAGTTGTTAAATTCAACATCAACGGAGTATTTTATGAACGTAAAACAAATGATCAGGGAATCGCTAAGTTAAATCTTAATTTAGGTCCTAGTGATTACATCATTACTGCTGAATATAATGACTTCAAAGTTTCAAATAAAATTAAGATACTTCCTGTGCTTTCAGCATCTGATCTGACTAAAAAATATGGTACCAGCACTCCATTCACTGTAAAAATAGTGGATGGTCAAGGAAAACCTCTGGCTAATGCAACTATTGGATTTAACATTAATGGAGTATTCTATAATCGTATAAGTGATTCAACAGGTACTGCTAAGTTAAACATCAACCTGATTGCTGGAGAATATATAATCACATCATCTTATAATGGTGCAAACATAGCAAACAAAGTAACCATCACTGCATGAGGTTAATTATTCTAACCTCTTTTCTTATTTTTTTTAAAAGAACATAAAATTAGATTGTTTTTGCAAAAAATTATTTAAATTATTTTTGGTGTGGTTTTATAAATGTAGGTTATGTTTCGAGTAGTCGAAACATATCCTAAAATGATTTTTTTATTTGTAACACGGGAGATGTTACAGTTTAATATTTTGTTAAAATTAGTATTTAAGTGTTTCTTAATTTAAGAATGCCTAAATTTTAAAATTAGTCGTTGAAAATTGATATTTTTTATTTTTAAATTAAATGGTTAGGTTTTTATATAAAATACATGTTTTAATCATAAATGAAAAAAACATGTATCCGATAAATGATTTTTTAAATAGCAACACGGGAGGTGTTACCATTTAATATTATATGATTATATACTATTTAAACATTTCCATATAATTTTAAAATTTTATTATATGCAAAGTTGATTTGACTTTGTAAAAATCTTATTTTTTATATTAATGTTTAATATTTTTAATATTTTATTAAATAATTGTATATT containing:
- a CDS encoding right-handed parallel beta-helix repeat-containing protein, giving the protein MFKKINIILVLFVLLIVSLGAVSAADDVNETLSIDGTSQNSEVLTASQYTVTSDTYSQYFSTSGEMASAINSGDTVVLNGDFSQKDFTINKQIILKGSGGTISNGIIKLTSGASGTEISGLTIRNNENYHSGIFIDGAKNCYIHDNDIKNTGMSSYPIVLNENSDFNRIVKNTLEAYGQTYGHGSRSTSIILLGSADNNYIAENNIRVADANAIYLSSYGGGTFKGGESFNNVIYKNVITYTVNTTSWAYAIQLMGGNNTVDSNIINGAYRGVSSSNQPLNKVINNIIYVAGTDFSSHAATGGDYAIALAANATVRNNTVTGNFVGAAISAGDNSVIEDNYVNATKGYGIEASGDDTKIIGNEIYTTSGAAVHQQGNQEGIVVDRNVIVSDTGIGVLLSKSSKTKYPSRITVTNNQITTSNKYMINAADADKDSWVIKNNTGSGTILTPSGEVDPSVPDFNFNGTTHIITPANYHNFIDENGNLKNDFVQDGDTLYFDGVFDNKQILVTSSVKITGNSPKFTNSTFIVTTDSVWIENLTIINKNAERHNAWGIFVADAQIVKIVNNNITVYDPASAYAVYIYQSSKVYVEDNELFSGGNSLTYPLLGYGAEECEFTNNVVNCLGTGEIHVFEDGADINANTSEVCIGQCLGDVLKEHCLDGTNIVPEIYRTYGILMIKSSNNTLTGNDVKVRSLINQTLPSNSTNSLVGIDFYYDCDNNMISNNKIDVEGMDNYLYGAGAIAHSTGQFSSTTAKNNTFVDNEITVKGPNVAEGLIFGDGCDDTKILNNDLILECDRMVYGINLEISDKSTIKGNNIKISSDVAYGIEAFESDGNVIENNTIVGEGKVISGIAGVKTNNNIIQNNTITSKGSGDKLDFAVRDSVNAPNSGVFLTGVSKGNLIDSNIIETENGYPVDLDTAATGNTVTYNYLKGKEGSGDDGVNNSASNTVHDNYASTFDNLKMDNVTVEYNTKFTVTVETEKEANGANVQFMLGNLILGNATVSNQKASLTYDLNKNLNVGKYNVTAVLTKSGFKSGEITSVLEITKANITVTVDDVSAKQGGSVPIVAHVVDSNKNPVSGIVVRFQRNTNYIGTATSDENGVASFNTKIPALSDGTYNLIATTTESDNYAQSIGQGKLTVSDTSKTYTKITAGNVTMYCKDGTRLAATITDLDGKALSGLKVNVTINNVQYTRTSNDNGQFSIALGLPSGVYNASFDFKGDAKYRASSATSTVTINPTLSGTDVVMMYKNGTRYYVSVKKDNKPVADVKIKLNINGVMYYRTTSAVGTASIAINLIPNTYIVTAEREDTGEKVSNTLLIKPLLVENKDLTIYYRNGTGYTVKVIKQDGSVAGAGEVVKFNINGVFYERKTNDQGIAKLNLNLGPSDYIITAEYNDFKVSNKIKILPVLSASDLTKKYGTSTPFTVKIVDGQGKPLANATIGFNINGVFYNRISDSTGTAKLNINLIAGEYIITSSYNGANIANKVTITA